GCATGACAATATCCAGCCCCCAGGCCAAAGGATCTCCTAGCTGGCTGCCTACCGCTACGCCTAAGGCCGTCGAAACAGCCCAAGTACAGTAGCCAGCGGCATTGCTGCCCCATTGATAGGCCGGTTGATAACCATGCGTGGCAATACGACTTACGGTCACTGCATAGGTTTCATCTGCCATGCCAAACGCCAGCAGCGCCTGCTGCCAAAAAGGAAGCTTTAAGACGTAAGGTGCAATGGATGCGCCCATTAACAAATGACGCAAATTGACAAGGAGTGTGGTTAATCCTAGTACGCTCCAAGACACTACGCCCTGGCCCAGCAGCAAAATAGCAAAGAATTGCGCCGCTCCAGCAAAAACCAACAACGACATGCCCATGGTTTCTGCCGGCGTCAGTCCAGCGCCCAGGGCCAGCATGCCAAAAGTAAGACCAAACGGAAATACGCCCAGCATCAGCGGCGCCGTATCTTTCATACCCAGACAAAATTCTTTTCGCCAGGCACTATCAACACACTCTAGCATCATTTTCCCTCCTGATTTTGCATTTTGTATTTTCTTGTATTTGCATCTTACCAAGAAGGATTTAAATTGGAAATAGCCAATTTAAGATATTCAAAGAAATATCTGGCTTTTTTCAGGAGGAACAGAAAATGGACTTAACCAATTTTTTGCAAACTCAATTACAATCCTCGTCTTCTCTGCCGCTTTATAAACAGTTGTCTCTGGCGCTAACAAAAGCCATTGAAACTGGCCAACTTCGCAACGGCCAGCGCCTGCCGCCGGAACGACGCCTGGCAGAAGACCTGCGTCTCAGCCGCACTACCATTGTCAATGCGTACCGTCTCCTGGAACAAAACGGCAACGTATCTTCGCGCATCGGCAGCGGCACCTATATCGGTGAGGACGCCGCTTCCGCCCCCCTGCCACCGATGCCTTGGAACCAGCTCTTGCTGCCGCATTTGAGCAGTCCCCTTTCCTCAATTTTGCGCAGTCTTTTGGCCATTCCCGCTGCTGCTGACAGCATTTCCCTAGCCGCCGGCATGCCGGATCCTGCGCTATACCCCCTAGATATGCTGCAACAACTACAGCAACCGGTTCCCGCCTCCGAACTTGGCTATCTGCCGATCGAAGGGTATGCGCCTTTGCGTCAGGAGCTGGCGGCTTGGCTAGCAAACCGCCAGCTTCACTTAGACGCGGAAGATATCATGATTCTCAGCG
This genomic window from uncultured Anaeromusa sp. contains:
- a CDS encoding AzlC family ABC transporter permease — encoded protein: MMLECVDSAWRKEFCLGMKDTAPLMLGVFPFGLTFGMLALGAGLTPAETMGMSLLVFAGAAQFFAILLLGQGVVSWSVLGLTTLLVNLRHLLMGASIAPYVLKLPFWQQALLAFGMADETYAVTVSRIATHGYQPAYQWGSNAAGYCTWAVSTALGVAVGSQLGDPLAWGLDIVMPATFLAMLMPRLRHKPGLAAALTGAVISVVGSLYLPGKWYLLLATVAAAFVGGCLEGEKQNA